Proteins from a single region of Starkeya sp. ORNL1:
- a CDS encoding DUF6524 family protein: MRIRHPQPRNFGLTMFLTRLFGALFLVLSTYNASGYSLIHWFQTRGPQDWLLLLPITCLYVITYIVLLRITVRHLRGTGIALTVALLGSIAYVLVDADIIPLEDGNDLMPILLYMFGGLIAIGICWASAWVMLTGQVSIDNLNA; the protein is encoded by the coding sequence TTGCGCATCCGCCACCCCCAGCCGCGCAATTTCGGCCTGACGATGTTCCTGACGCGCCTGTTCGGCGCGCTGTTCCTCGTCCTGTCGACCTATAATGCGAGCGGCTACTCGCTGATCCACTGGTTCCAGACACGCGGGCCGCAGGACTGGCTGCTGCTGCTGCCGATCACCTGTCTTTACGTTATCACCTATATCGTGCTGCTGCGTATCACGGTTCGCCACTTGCGCGGGACGGGCATCGCGCTCACCGTCGCGCTGCTCGGCTCCATCGCTTATGTGCTTGTCGACGCTGACATTATTCCGCTGGAAGACGGCAACGACCTGATGCCGATCCTGCTCTATATGTTCGGCGGGCTGATCGCCATCGGCATATGCTGGGCTTCGGCCTGGGTCATGTTGACCGGCCAGGTGAGCATCGACAATCTGAATGCCTGA
- a CDS encoding SDR family oxidoreductase yields MPGNLAGKVAIVTGGSRGLGAAIVRLLVSEGADVIFTYANSETRAKELVKDLQSRGSNALALRIDHGKAAQANTLIDTVMGRFGRLDILVANAGQLLPGIIGGPLEAEGSIDEQYAVNVTGAIAIIRAASRVMGEGGRIVAIGSALASHVGFPAVADYVATKTALAGYCKGAARDLAGRGITVNVLQPGFIDTDMLAPFASLKETFDAAIPLGRYATPEEIALGVGFLVRNDATYVTGAVLNIDGGLSA; encoded by the coding sequence ATGCCAGGAAATCTTGCCGGAAAGGTCGCCATCGTCACCGGTGGTTCGCGCGGTCTCGGGGCTGCTATTGTTCGACTGTTGGTGAGCGAGGGTGCAGACGTCATCTTCACCTATGCCAACTCGGAAACGCGCGCCAAGGAACTCGTGAAGGACCTTCAATCCCGCGGGAGTAATGCGCTTGCGCTGAGAATCGACCACGGCAAGGCTGCGCAGGCAAACACGCTGATCGATACCGTGATGGGTCGGTTTGGAAGGCTGGACATCCTCGTTGCCAATGCCGGCCAGCTCTTGCCGGGTATCATTGGCGGCCCCCTTGAAGCCGAGGGCAGCATTGACGAGCAATATGCGGTCAATGTCACGGGAGCGATTGCGATCATCCGCGCGGCGTCGCGCGTCATGGGCGAGGGCGGCCGCATCGTCGCGATCGGGTCGGCCCTGGCGAGTCATGTCGGGTTCCCGGCTGTCGCCGACTATGTGGCGACGAAGACGGCTCTCGCCGGCTACTGCAAGGGCGCAGCACGCGACCTGGCGGGGCGCGGCATCACCGTCAATGTTCTCCAGCCCGGATTTATCGACACCGACATGCTGGCCCCTTTCGCGTCGCTGAAGGAGACGTTCGACGCCGCCATACCGCTCGGGCGTTACGCAACGCCCGAGGAAATAGCTCTTGGGGTGGGCTTCCTGGTCCGCAACGACGCCACTTATGTAACCGGCGCCGTACTGAACATCGACGGTGGCCTGTCGGCGTAG
- a CDS encoding metal ABC transporter substrate-binding protein, giving the protein MKTFAAAAAGATLLFSAIGSANAAPLEVFACVPEWASLAKAIGGDRLANVTLATSALDNPESMKPTPGMIAALSKADIIVCTGSGLEDSWLPAMLERAGNAKVGKGKPGYFMASEFVKLIEDDQDEHDHSHGEKKTAGAHMHEAGNPHIQGDPNNVRLVAGQLAKRLIALDPEGKDVYGERVKAFIGQLTTLTKELQAKAAPLKGINIAVQHGHSIYLLKWLGVKTAATVEPEPGVAPGPAHLTEIIDEVPKDKIRFVIYAAYEDPGASKYVTEKAKIPLVKVPFTVGGSPEAGDLFGLYKDSVDRLLDGLAGRERN; this is encoded by the coding sequence ATGAAGACTTTTGCTGCGGCCGCTGCCGGGGCTACACTGTTGTTCTCGGCCATAGGCAGTGCGAACGCTGCGCCACTCGAAGTATTCGCCTGCGTGCCCGAATGGGCCTCGCTGGCCAAGGCGATCGGCGGCGACCGCCTCGCCAACGTGACGCTGGCGACTTCGGCGCTCGACAATCCCGAAAGCATGAAGCCCACGCCCGGCATGATCGCCGCGCTCAGCAAGGCGGACATCATCGTCTGCACCGGCTCGGGGCTCGAGGACAGCTGGCTGCCTGCCATGCTCGAGCGCGCCGGCAATGCCAAGGTCGGCAAGGGCAAGCCCGGTTACTTCATGGCCAGCGAGTTCGTGAAGCTGATCGAAGACGACCAGGACGAGCACGACCATAGCCACGGCGAGAAGAAGACCGCCGGCGCCCATATGCACGAAGCCGGCAATCCGCACATTCAGGGCGACCCGAACAATGTGCGCCTTGTCGCCGGCCAGCTCGCCAAGCGCCTCATCGCGCTCGATCCCGAAGGCAAGGATGTCTATGGCGAGCGCGTCAAGGCGTTCATCGGCCAGCTCACCACGCTGACCAAGGAATTGCAGGCCAAGGCCGCGCCACTGAAGGGCATCAACATTGCCGTGCAGCACGGCCATTCGATCTATCTGCTCAAGTGGCTCGGCGTGAAGACCGCTGCCACCGTCGAGCCCGAACCCGGCGTGGCGCCCGGCCCGGCGCACCTCACCGAGATCATCGACGAGGTGCCGAAAGACAAGATTCGCTTCGTGATCTACGCCGCCTATGAGGACCCGGGCGCGTCCAAGTACGTGACCGAGAAGGCGAAGATCCCTCTTGTGAAAGTGCCCTTCACGGTCGGCGGTTCGCCGGAAGCCGGCGATCTCTTCGGTCTCTACAAGGACTCCGTTGATCGGCTTCTGGATGGGCTGGCTGGTCGCGAACGCAACTAG
- a CDS encoding metal ABC transporter substrate-binding protein, which yields MKVFTTALAGAALLAAFSTGARAAPLEVFACVPEWASLAKSLGGDRIGTVTLATTPFDNPDNLKPTPGQIAALGRADLMLCTGAGLEEAWLPAMLERANNPKLAKGKPGYFMAGDFVKLIEEHGHGEEKSEPKKEEKGEEHEVHPHIQGDPNNVRIVAGQLAKRLIALDPGGKDVYTERAKTFITQLTALTKELKTKAAPLKGVNIAVQHDHSTYLLNWVGIRTAATVEPEPNVAPGPAHLTAVVNEVPKQNIRFIIYAAYEDPSPSRYVKEKAKIPLVKLPFTVGGTPEATDLLSYYKDSVERLLDGLAGRERP from the coding sequence ATGAAGGTGTTCACCACGGCCTTGGCGGGCGCTGCGCTGCTCGCGGCCTTCTCGACCGGAGCCAGGGCCGCACCGCTCGAAGTATTCGCCTGCGTTCCCGAGTGGGCCTCGCTGGCGAAGTCGCTCGGCGGTGACCGCATCGGCACCGTGACCCTTGCCACCACCCCGTTCGACAATCCGGACAATCTGAAGCCGACGCCGGGCCAGATTGCCGCGCTCGGCAGGGCGGACCTCATGCTCTGCACTGGTGCCGGACTCGAGGAGGCATGGCTTCCCGCCATGCTCGAGCGCGCGAACAACCCGAAGCTCGCCAAGGGCAAGCCCGGCTATTTCATGGCCGGCGACTTCGTGAAGCTGATCGAGGAGCACGGCCACGGCGAGGAGAAGAGCGAGCCCAAGAAAGAGGAAAAGGGCGAGGAGCATGAAGTACACCCGCACATCCAGGGTGACCCGAACAATGTTCGCATCGTTGCCGGACAGCTTGCCAAGCGGCTGATCGCCCTCGATCCGGGGGGCAAGGATGTCTACACCGAGCGCGCCAAGACGTTCATCACTCAGCTCACGGCCCTGACCAAGGAACTGAAGACCAAGGCCGCGCCGCTGAAGGGCGTCAACATCGCCGTGCAGCACGACCATTCCACGTATCTGCTCAATTGGGTCGGCATCCGCACCGCCGCCACGGTCGAGCCCGAGCCGAACGTCGCGCCCGGACCAGCCCACCTGACCGCAGTTGTCAATGAGGTGCCGAAGCAGAATATCCGCTTCATCATCTATGCCGCCTACGAGGATCCGAGCCCGTCGCGCTATGTCAAGGAAAAGGCCAAGATTCCGCTGGTGAAGCTGCCCTTCACCGTGGGAGGCACGCCCGAAGCGACGGATCTGCTCAGCTACTACAAGGATTCCGTCGAGCGGCTTCTGGATGGGCTGGCTGGCCGTGAACGCCCTTAG
- a CDS encoding ATP-binding cassette domain-containing protein, whose product MSEASQRDASLGEASVGEATLRVSGLTIRTPHGVELVRDAHFEVSSRELVVLIGPSGSGKTSIINALCGLLDERDGAWQIEGRLSYGEREVDLSASRSDMCGLVFQGNALFDDLDAGENVKIAADHAPLSARAYDSSPIMSLLSDIRPEQPIASCSGGQKQRIAIARTLIAGHPILILDEPNSGLDIISSRRLAGIIKTICTERSTPVVIAAHHVDDLLPLADKVLLLDTRSRTIRPVAAEIGAIERAMMGLDLEGESALIAVEAGASSPQADAWRSYAKAGHPLRWFARYFAEYFWVLCASPFMLGYLGLGGAILGFVSMWFGFNYHAFGGYLKSILHDETLAGIGFVQTTISVPLIASILVVARNSAVICADLGNRMLSAQLPAMRNLHISGFRYLVVSILVANTLSLTLLTVAALAMASWSALQTWQVFFPDQPSEFWQENYFRRLLEAGPALYGQLGWVFAKIVLSSLLGSSAAILIGLRPKTSVVSINNAIAKAIVIGVSLTLVSHAFFAVLQFWG is encoded by the coding sequence ATGAGCGAGGCGTCCCAGAGAGACGCGTCCCTTGGCGAGGCGTCCGTTGGCGAGGCCACCTTGCGCGTCAGCGGCCTCACCATCCGTACGCCGCACGGTGTCGAGCTGGTGCGCGACGCGCATTTCGAGGTCAGCTCGCGTGAGCTGGTGGTGCTGATCGGCCCCAGCGGCAGCGGCAAGACCAGCATCATCAACGCGTTGTGCGGCCTGCTCGACGAGCGTGACGGCGCCTGGCAGATCGAGGGCCGGCTCAGCTATGGCGAGCGCGAGGTCGATCTGTCGGCCAGCCGCAGCGACATGTGCGGTCTGGTGTTCCAGGGCAATGCGCTGTTCGACGACCTCGACGCCGGCGAGAACGTGAAGATCGCCGCCGATCATGCGCCGCTGAGCGCGCGCGCCTATGATTCCAGCCCGATCATGTCCCTGCTGTCCGACATCCGGCCGGAACAGCCGATCGCTTCGTGCTCGGGCGGCCAGAAGCAGCGCATCGCCATCGCCCGCACGCTGATCGCCGGGCACCCGATCCTCATCCTCGACGAGCCGAATTCCGGCCTTGACATCATTTCCTCGCGCCGGCTCGCCGGCATCATCAAGACCATCTGCACCGAGCGTTCGACCCCGGTGGTGATCGCCGCCCACCACGTCGACGATCTGCTGCCGCTGGCCGACAAGGTGCTGCTGCTGGATACGCGCAGCCGCACGATCCGGCCGGTCGCCGCCGAGATCGGTGCTATCGAGCGGGCCATGATGGGGCTGGACCTCGAAGGCGAGAGCGCGCTCATCGCCGTCGAGGCCGGCGCGAGCAGCCCGCAGGCCGATGCCTGGCGCAGCTATGCCAAGGCCGGCCATCCGCTGCGCTGGTTCGCGCGCTATTTCGCCGAATACTTCTGGGTGCTGTGCGCGTCGCCCTTCATGCTGGGCTATCTCGGCCTTGGCGGCGCCATTCTCGGCTTCGTGTCGATGTGGTTCGGCTTCAATTATCACGCCTTCGGCGGCTATCTGAAGTCGATCCTGCACGACGAGACGCTGGCCGGCATCGGCTTCGTGCAGACCACCATATCGGTGCCGCTGATCGCCTCCATCCTCGTGGTGGCGCGCAACAGCGCGGTGATCTGCGCGGACCTCGGCAACCGCATGCTCTCCGCCCAGCTTCCGGCGATGCGCAACCTCCATATTTCGGGGTTCCGCTATCTCGTCGTCTCGATCCTGGTCGCGAATACGCTGTCGCTGACGCTGCTGACGGTTGCCGCTCTGGCGATGGCGTCATGGTCGGCGTTGCAGACCTGGCAGGTCTTCTTTCCCGACCAGCCGTCGGAGTTCTGGCAGGAGAATTATTTCCGCCGTCTCCTGGAGGCAGGTCCCGCTCTTTACGGCCAGCTCGGCTGGGTGTTTGCCAAGATTGTCCTGAGCTCGTTGCTCGGCAGCAGCGCGGCGATCCTCATCGGCCTGCGTCCGAAAACATCGGTGGTTTCTATCAATAACGCCATCGCCAAAGCCATTGTGATCGGGGTATCGTTGACGCTGGTTTCCCATGCGTTCTTTGCGGTACTGCAGTTCTGGGGCTGA
- a CDS encoding metal ABC transporter permease, with protein sequence MNALSLDILGPAFVAGLLILATHVPLGTIVLNRGIIFIDIALAQVAALGVVFGNMTLGATTGWAVQISAIAAAVGCSMLLTWTDKRFPAIQEAIIGVIYIVAAALQIVLLSFSPNGSEYLKELLVGQILWVSQTQLIVLSLISAAALGIWYTQDLVRNKVLFYGVFAVVITASVQIVGVLLVFASLIVPALATQHAPRHWRLMIAFNIGVAGYLFGLIASATLDISTGAAIVCTLVLAALMTAIAISRTIAVPADPPAGHLHHGSAAALSDSSVT encoded by the coding sequence GTGAACGCCCTTAGTCTCGATATCCTCGGCCCCGCCTTCGTGGCGGGGCTTCTTATCCTCGCCACGCACGTTCCCCTGGGCACCATCGTGCTCAACCGGGGCATCATCTTCATCGATATCGCGCTGGCGCAGGTCGCGGCGCTTGGTGTCGTGTTCGGCAACATGACGCTCGGGGCGACGACGGGCTGGGCGGTGCAGATCAGCGCCATCGCCGCGGCGGTCGGCTGTTCCATGCTGCTGACCTGGACCGACAAGCGCTTCCCGGCGATCCAGGAAGCCATCATCGGCGTCATCTACATCGTCGCGGCAGCGTTGCAGATCGTGCTGCTGTCCTTCAGCCCCAACGGCTCCGAGTATTTGAAGGAACTGCTGGTCGGGCAGATATTGTGGGTCTCGCAGACCCAGCTCATCGTCCTCAGCCTGATCTCGGCGGCAGCGCTCGGCATCTGGTACACGCAGGATCTCGTCAGGAACAAGGTGCTGTTCTACGGCGTGTTCGCCGTGGTCATCACCGCCTCGGTGCAGATTGTCGGCGTGTTGCTGGTGTTCGCCTCGCTCATCGTGCCGGCGCTCGCCACCCAGCACGCGCCCAGGCATTGGCGGCTGATGATCGCGTTCAACATCGGCGTCGCCGGCTATCTGTTCGGCCTCATCGCCTCGGCGACGCTGGATATCTCGACCGGCGCGGCCATCGTCTGCACGCTGGTGCTCGCCGCGCTCATGACCGCGATCGCCATCTCCCGCACCATCGCCGTGCCTGCCGACCCGCCTGCAGGACACCTGCATCACGGGTCCGCTGCCGCCCTTTCCGATAGCAGCGTGACCTGA
- the parA gene encoding ParA family partition ATPase, translating to MIIGLLNQKGGVGKTTLATHIAGELAAGGARVAVVDADPQGSALDWAQTRSQSGLPRLFAVSGLAREVLHQEVPDMARNHDHIIIDGPPRVTALARSTILASDFILIPVQPSSYDLWASMEIVALINEARIFKPGLKAAFIVNRCITGTVLGRDLRSALTGEILPLNTVIGQRIAFAESVATGRLVRELDARSSATKEIAALTAEVMEQAA from the coding sequence ATGATCATCGGCTTGCTCAACCAGAAGGGCGGCGTCGGCAAGACCACGCTGGCGACACACATCGCCGGCGAGCTGGCAGCGGGCGGCGCCCGTGTCGCGGTGGTCGACGCCGATCCGCAGGGCTCGGCGCTGGACTGGGCGCAGACCCGTTCGCAAAGCGGCCTGCCGCGCCTGTTCGCGGTCAGCGGCCTCGCCCGCGAGGTGCTGCACCAGGAAGTGCCCGACATGGCGCGCAACCACGATCACATCATCATCGACGGCCCACCGCGCGTCACCGCATTGGCCCGCTCGACGATCCTCGCCTCCGATTTCATCCTGATCCCGGTGCAGCCCTCGTCCTACGACCTCTGGGCCAGCATGGAGATCGTCGCGCTGATCAATGAAGCGCGCATCTTCAAGCCAGGGCTCAAGGCAGCCTTCATCGTCAATCGCTGCATCACCGGCACGGTGCTGGGCCGCGACCTTCGCTCGGCGCTGACCGGCGAGATCCTGCCGTTGAACACGGTCATCGGCCAGCGCATCGCATTTGCCGAAAGCGTGGCGACCGGCCGGCTGGTCCGCGAACTCGACGCGCGCAGTTCGGCCACCAAGGAAATCGCGGCCCTGACGGCCGAAGTCATGGAGCAGGCAGCATGA
- a CDS encoding helix-turn-helix domain-containing protein → MHPGDELPGEPQLDYEAWRDRLLSMCGRYNPEGFEPDVFAGWVRPLDVCGFAALDIGSNAHRVERTRRDIRLDGVDDYFAVFQVAGHSAMSHNDQAVRLSAGDVVLVDATRPVTYLADDERALWNCVTLNLPRQSLASHLGFDPQGGICRRRGTSAGRLLFELVRDAEQAEGGAASPADSYMRLAVYDLVGALFAPSDPWPVSLHSDKLFIRVRGIIKDHFADPDFGPCQAASEAGISLRYLQKLFTVRGLSCSHCIHALRLDHAACLLRRRALTNTRQPLSEIAYACGFRDYTYFSRAFRHRFGYPPGATANHVPGLGGNIAHADPDESA, encoded by the coding sequence ATGCATCCGGGTGACGAACTTCCTGGCGAGCCGCAACTGGACTACGAGGCATGGAGAGATCGGCTGCTCTCGATGTGCGGGCGGTACAACCCGGAAGGCTTCGAACCAGACGTCTTTGCCGGCTGGGTACGTCCCCTCGACGTATGCGGCTTCGCAGCCCTGGATATCGGCTCCAATGCGCACCGGGTAGAGCGGACGCGCCGTGACATTCGCCTTGATGGCGTCGACGATTATTTCGCGGTCTTTCAGGTCGCCGGGCATTCCGCGATGAGCCACAATGATCAGGCCGTGCGGCTGTCGGCAGGGGACGTCGTGCTCGTCGATGCGACCCGGCCGGTAACCTATCTCGCCGACGATGAACGCGCGCTGTGGAACTGCGTGACGCTCAATCTGCCGCGCCAGTCACTCGCCTCACACCTTGGATTTGACCCTCAGGGCGGAATTTGCCGGCGTCGTGGAACGTCGGCCGGACGCCTGCTGTTCGAGCTTGTGCGGGACGCGGAGCAAGCTGAAGGAGGGGCAGCCTCGCCGGCCGATTCCTATATGCGCCTTGCGGTTTACGATCTGGTGGGTGCGCTGTTCGCGCCTTCCGATCCGTGGCCGGTGTCGCTCCATTCCGACAAGCTCTTCATCCGTGTCCGCGGCATCATAAAGGATCATTTTGCCGATCCGGACTTCGGCCCGTGCCAGGCGGCGTCCGAAGCCGGGATCTCGCTACGCTATTTGCAGAAGCTGTTCACGGTGCGCGGCTTGAGCTGCAGTCACTGCATCCATGCGCTCCGGCTGGATCACGCCGCATGTCTTCTGCGGCGGCGGGCGCTGACGAATACACGCCAGCCCCTCAGCGAGATTGCCTATGCGTGCGGCTTTCGCGACTACACCTATTTCTCGCGGGCATTTCGCCACCGGTTCGGCTACCCGCCGGGTGCGACCGCAAATCATGTTCCGGGCCTTGGCGGCAACATCGCGCATGCCGACCCCGACGAGAGTGCGTGA
- a CDS encoding efflux RND transporter permease subunit — protein MFAYLVNISLRARLLVVVLVACAMVYGGISLQNLPVDVLPDLNKGLVTILTEAPGLAPEEVEVQISARIEAAMAGASGVTRVRSSSTTGLSVVYVEFDWDTNVYVDRQIVTERLAPLQVEMPPGVTSILAPISSYMGEIMLVAVSSSTLSPMELRELADWTVAQRLKSVPGISRVVPIGGLVKEYRVTLDMLRMSQLGVSINEVRQALQAFGSNKGGGVVNQGNQEFLIRNLSRTQSLEDLRNVVVDHRLGQPVLLRQFADASFQPKQRRGDAGFMGGEAVVISVNKQPQADTVKLTAEVERVLAELQRTMPEGTRVNDYLFRQADFILAAVGNLEQVLTEAIVVVAIVLFLFLFNVRTTAISLVAIPVSVLTTFIVLRWMGLTINTMTLGGLAIAIGELVDDAVVDVENIFRRLRENAHRAIPKPALDVIASASQEVRSSIVYSTLIIVLVFVPLFALPGIEGRMFAPLGIAYIVSILASLIVSITLTPVLCSYLLPNTKGIEEHDNIMVRAIKRANTGLLHWVLAHPAPVLSGILAGVFIAAAIVPTLPRSFLPPFNEGALVITLTLEPGISLEESSRIAATAERILEGIPEAIKVGRRTGRSEADEHALGVNVTEIELELRHEGARPLAKIMADVRTRLGGLPGAFSLSQPIAMRIDHILAGVSAQIVFKIFGNDLNTLRTIGRDVEGWLKTIPGLTDVAIERQVPVPQIQVHFDSDRALLYGVQPGELTGRIGQLTNGEEITEIIDGIKHFDLVVRLSEADRAAPQLGSMLIDTPAGQVPLSTVARVSETSGPNQVLRENSQRRILVTANTDGSGSNLIGGELEGMMRGIKMPPGYFMLFEGVYAEQARSTLRLAGLSTISFLLVFSILYVRFKSVLLAAIIMANVPLALIGSVIALKISGVELSIASIVGFVTLAGISTRNGILKINHYINLMTHEGEPFGHQLIIRGANERLVPVLMTAASAMVALIPLLLGGHEAGKEILHPVAVVIFGGLMSATLLDTMLTPLLFYRFAPSALERLLPAPGTKLETAY, from the coding sequence ATGTTCGCATACCTGGTCAATATCAGCCTGCGCGCCCGACTGCTGGTGGTCGTTCTGGTCGCCTGCGCGATGGTGTATGGCGGTATCTCGCTACAGAATCTGCCGGTCGATGTGCTGCCCGATCTAAACAAGGGCCTGGTGACCATCCTTACCGAGGCGCCCGGCCTCGCGCCCGAGGAGGTCGAGGTCCAGATATCGGCCCGCATCGAAGCCGCGATGGCGGGCGCCAGTGGCGTCACCCGGGTGCGCTCGTCCTCCACGACGGGCCTGTCGGTGGTCTATGTCGAGTTCGACTGGGACACCAATGTCTACGTCGACCGGCAGATCGTGACCGAGCGGCTCGCCCCGCTCCAGGTCGAGATGCCGCCGGGCGTCACCTCGATCCTGGCGCCGATCTCCTCCTATATGGGCGAGATCATGCTGGTCGCGGTCTCCTCGTCCACGCTTTCGCCGATGGAACTGCGCGAGCTGGCGGACTGGACCGTGGCGCAGCGGCTGAAATCGGTGCCCGGCATCAGCCGTGTGGTGCCGATCGGCGGCCTGGTGAAGGAATACCGCGTCACGCTCGACATGCTGCGCATGAGCCAGCTCGGCGTCTCCATCAACGAAGTGCGCCAGGCCCTGCAGGCGTTCGGCTCCAACAAGGGCGGCGGCGTCGTCAATCAGGGCAATCAGGAATTCCTGATCCGCAACCTCTCGCGCACCCAGAGCCTCGAGGACCTGCGCAACGTCGTCGTCGACCACCGCCTCGGCCAGCCTGTGCTGCTGCGCCAGTTCGCCGATGCCTCGTTCCAGCCCAAGCAGCGGCGCGGCGATGCCGGCTTCATGGGCGGCGAGGCGGTGGTGATCTCGGTCAACAAGCAGCCGCAGGCCGACACGGTAAAGCTTACGGCGGAAGTCGAGCGCGTGCTCGCCGAACTCCAGCGCACCATGCCGGAGGGCACGCGGGTCAATGACTATCTGTTCCGCCAGGCCGACTTCATCCTGGCGGCGGTCGGCAATCTCGAACAGGTGCTGACCGAGGCGATTGTCGTCGTCGCCATCGTGCTGTTCCTGTTCCTGTTCAATGTCCGCACCACGGCGATCTCGCTGGTGGCGATCCCGGTCTCCGTGCTCACCACCTTCATCGTGCTGCGCTGGATGGGGCTGACCATCAACACCATGACGCTCGGCGGCCTTGCCATTGCCATTGGCGAGCTGGTCGACGACGCGGTGGTGGATGTCGAGAACATTTTCCGCCGACTGCGCGAGAATGCCCATCGCGCCATCCCGAAGCCCGCGCTGGACGTCATCGCCTCCGCCTCGCAGGAGGTGCGTTCCAGCATCGTCTATTCCACGCTGATCATCGTCCTGGTGTTCGTGCCGCTGTTCGCGCTGCCGGGCATCGAGGGGCGCATGTTCGCCCCGCTCGGCATCGCCTACATCGTCTCGATCCTCGCCAGCCTCATCGTGTCGATCACGCTGACGCCGGTGCTGTGCTCGTATCTCCTGCCGAATACCAAGGGCATCGAGGAGCACGACAACATCATGGTGCGCGCCATCAAGCGCGCCAATACCGGGCTGCTGCACTGGGTGCTCGCCCATCCTGCGCCGGTCCTGTCCGGCATCCTTGCCGGCGTGTTCATCGCCGCCGCTATCGTGCCGACCCTGCCACGCTCTTTCCTGCCACCCTTCAACGAGGGCGCGCTGGTCATCACCTTGACGCTGGAGCCCGGCATTTCGCTGGAAGAATCCAGCCGCATCGCTGCCACCGCCGAGCGGATACTGGAAGGCATACCGGAGGCCATCAAGGTCGGCCGCCGCACCGGCCGGTCGGAGGCCGACGAGCACGCACTCGGCGTCAACGTCACCGAGATCGAGCTGGAGCTCAGGCATGAGGGTGCCCGTCCGCTCGCCAAGATCATGGCGGACGTGCGCACGCGCCTTGGCGGCCTACCGGGCGCGTTCAGCCTCAGCCAGCCTATCGCCATGCGTATCGACCACATACTGGCCGGCGTGTCGGCGCAGATCGTGTTCAAGATCTTCGGCAACGACCTCAATACGCTGCGCACCATCGGCCGCGATGTCGAAGGCTGGCTCAAGACCATTCCGGGCCTCACCGATGTCGCCATCGAGCGGCAGGTGCCGGTGCCGCAGATTCAGGTACACTTCGATTCCGACCGCGCGCTGCTCTATGGCGTGCAGCCCGGCGAGCTTACCGGCCGCATCGGCCAGCTCACCAATGGCGAGGAAATCACCGAGATCATTGACGGCATCAAGCACTTCGATCTCGTGGTGCGCCTCAGCGAGGCCGATCGCGCCGCCCCGCAGCTCGGCTCGATGCTGATCGACACGCCGGCCGGGCAGGTTCCGCTCTCCACCGTGGCGCGGGTGTCGGAAACCTCCGGGCCCAACCAGGTGCTGCGCGAGAACAGCCAGCGCCGCATCCTGGTGACCGCCAATACCGACGGATCCGGCAGTAATCTCATCGGCGGCGAGCTTGAGGGCATGATGCGCGGCATCAAGATGCCGCCGGGCTACTTCATGCTGTTCGAAGGCGTCTATGCCGAGCAGGCGCGCTCCACGCTGCGCCTCGCCGGGCTGTCGACGATCTCGTTCCTGCTGGTGTTCTCGATCCTGTATGTCCGCTTCAAGTCGGTGCTGCTGGCCGCAATCATCATGGCCAATGTGCCGCTGGCCCTCATCGGCAGCGTGATCGCGCTGAAGATTTCCGGTGTCGAACTTTCCATCGCCTCCATCGTCGGCTTCGTGACGCTGGCCGGCATCTCGACCCGCAACGGCATCCTCAAGATCAACCACTACATCAATCTGATGACGCACGAGGGAGAGCCCTTCGGCCACCAGCTCATCATTCGCGGCGCCAACGAGCGCCTCGTGCCGGTGCTGATGACGGCGGCCTCCGCCATGGTGGCGCTGATCCCGCTGCTGCTCGGCGGCCACGAGGCCGGCAAGGAAATCCTGCACCCGGTCGCGGTGGTGATCTTCGGCGGCCTGATGAGCGCGACGCTGCTCGACACCATGCTGACCCCGCTGCTGTTCTATCGTTTCGCGCCGTCCGCGCTGGAGCGCCTGCTCCCGGCACCGGGCACCAAGCTGGAGACGGCGTATTGA